GCCCAATAATCCCCAGGTCTAAATGCTAATGTCTCCAATTCGTAGTAAACTGGCTGATTGAAACACCCTCACAACAGAGTGTGTACTCACAGAGGAAGTCTACAAGCAGTGTGACTAACTCGGGTTCGAGTCTGCGTCTCCATGTTAGCCTTCTGACCTAAACCCTCAGTAATAAGTCATGAAGCAAACACAACTCTTCCTCAACTCATCTGAGGCAAGGTTAGTTATCAACCAAGAATGTGTCACTATACCACTTCCGTTACAGCAGCAAGATATATTTTCATGTTGTGCTGCCTTTTAAACTGAAAGTTACACACTGGAGGACTGGAGCCCAGCGAACAAGGTCAATATTGGGACGAGTGATTAGCTAGTGGTGACAGAGTGTGATCAATGACTCTGGGTGTACCTGCCTAACATACAAAATGATGCCTGTGGTCCGATGAAGCTGTGATCAATAAGGCAGTAATCAATATTCACCAGCGTCAAGAGAAGGAAGCGTTCCATCTCCATCCCGTTTCTCCTGGAACCAAGGCCACTGACTGGCATTTTTAAAATGACCCTCTGTTCCCTGCAGCAGTGAATCTAACacacgcgtgcgtgtgtgtgtggggacatagaggttgcctctgtccaaggttggatacgccattctaggagatacttcccttgatgtttggcaagagaaaacatatcttgtgatgtggacgaagtattgtggccagacccaggccgGAGAAGAGATTAAGTAGCTTCGCACTGGTGACTGCCCCCCCCCCTACCAATTCATGGACTGCCCCCCCCGGGACCCCACACacaattgtgttctttactgtattctaaagaatatacttttggtttacatatgtttatggttttgttgtatgctactgtatacaacagtaatgtttggcctaataaatattttctgtttctacattgcattggtgtttacagtgtacttgttacccctctcagcagaTTACTTTCACTTTTGATcattgtattgaaatgtagatataagcctatgatagaccaaagagctttagatttagaacaacagtgtttatatggtatatccaaaaatgtactattatgaaagcagtgtttgccatttgaaagcagtgtttgccattcattctgacatgtgttAATGGCATTTtaaatgcagtgttacattttgaaggagatgtgaggcattttgcattttgtgtgtgcagttttaggaattgtgtgtagagttttgaaaaaaggAGACAgggtgtaagcagttggaaaaaactctAATACGACGTTGGAACAAATATCCCACTGGTTTTTTTCAAGCTTCCAACAGGGAGGATGGACATATAAAAACACCCCTATAAACCTGTGACATTAGCTAACTACTACAGGTCCAGAACCAGTTAAAAGGATAGCATTAACAGAGTTGGCACTGTGGGCAAATATCAAAGctcatcttctccctccttttctGTAATTAATGCACAGATGTCATCAACATAGCACGTTGTGATGAATCCTGCCTTGATGCTGTAACCTGCTGAGAAATTTCTTTCGGGTTGGCAGCTGCAACCCCCGTAAAAATATCCAAGCCAGTTCCCTGAACCGACTGTACCGTACAGTGCTGTACAGAACACCGTATCCTTTTACCATCCTGCCAGTACTGGTGTGTTTCAGCTCCTGTTTGTGTGACACCGTGCATATGACATCATGGCTCTtcccccaccacccacccacgtcttctctccttctctagcCACTTCATCAACATCCACCCACAGAGCCCAGAGGCCACCCACTCGATGCGTCTCTCGTCGCATCTCCGtctcagtgtgcgtgtgtgcaagagtgtgtgtgtgtgtcatgtgtaaGCCCTGGCTCCTGTAACATTGGCTCAAGGCAGATGGAAGTAGGCCATGATTTGGACAGTTAACACCAGAAGGGACTTGGTGGTgaaggggaggtgtgtgtgtgtgtgtgtgtgtgtgtgtgtgtgtgtgtgtgtgtgtgtgtgtgtgtgtgtgtgtgtgtgtgtgtgtgtgtgtgtgtgtgtgtgtgtgtgtgtgtgtgtgtgtgtgtgtgtgtgtgtgtgtgtgtgtgtgtgtgtgtgtgtgtgtgtgtggagggagtaGTGTAGGAGTGTAATCCCGATCACGCCAGCTTACGGCTGGCGATGATGATTCTACTTATGCAGATAGCAAACCCATCCAAGGGGTATAACAACGGCCTCTGATTGACTGTTGTTTTATAAATATGATAAATATGAGACACTGCTGACAGTGGAGCTAGGAAGCACAGACAGATTCATAGATTAAGTTATGCTGAATCAAAGGATTCTAACAGACGGAGAAAAAAACCTCCCATCAAGAACAATAAAAATGTCTGTATCCTGCTATGTTGTGCCTCAAAACACATCTGAGCACCAGAAACTCCAGGCAATAGTTTTAATCTGGCTCTGACTCGGATTTATAGCCTACTGCTGTTTGCGTATTGATgctcttataatgtgaagaaatagcctctCTGTTGCATTAGCCTAAAAGTTTTTTTGATGCGAGTGtttatattaatttgggatctatcgcatcccacaactgtcccagagtacGTATGGAATATGTTTTTCTCACACAGAAGGACAAGTAAGTTGACCAATAGGTTAGGTAAACTGAATGTACTATGGGGCATTTTAGATTGACATACCTGTAGGCTAGTGTTTTTGCTGTTCGTCAGAcatactcatcttgttggctggcGAAAAGTACATTTAGACAGTTCTAAGACCTTCAATATGCACCTAAGAATTCAGTAAGAAGGACACGTGCAGTTGCATCCCcggtgtgtctgtcttcacttgtagcctacttTGGAGCTGAGATGCCTGTGAGAAGGACCCAAACACGTGACGGGCATTGGCTAATAATAATTCAGATTTATCCCATGATTGACACGTCTTTCAGCCATCTGTCATGCATATACAATAGATCGCCCTCCACCTGATCAATAGAAATATGTTATTATGTCTCGGGGAACTGAGATGATATGTATACAATAGGCCATTTTGATCGTCTCAGTTCATCTCTCCATGACATTAGGCAGAATAAGGACAGCGAAGAGACTTTTGTGTGAAAGAGAAGCACAAGGAAAGATCAATCCACCCCAGCTGAGAGCTCAGAACTCTGTGTCTTACCATACTACATATTGATTAGTTCCTTAACTACAGGGAGAATTCAGTACAGAAAGGAGGACATTTATCTAATTCCAACTCCAAAACCAATTGTGATTAAATCGCAACCCTCCCCTGATCGAGATCGAGGACTAGAGCCTCCAGTCGTCTGGTAATTCgatgtatgtgtctatgtgtacATTGgcatgcgtgtctgtgtgtcttgaTGAGATGTATTTTGACCAAAATGAATAGCAGGTCAAGTGCAGAGTCAGTAGGGTTTAACACTTCTGTGGGAGCCGTAGGAGCAGAAGAGTAAACAGCAAATGACCAGCAGCTCTCAGCAGCAGGCACTCGACAGCCCTGCCCCTTCTCACCCCTAACCCACCATTAGTCTCATACGCAAATGGGATGCCTAAACATGGGATGGTCATCACAATTCTGGCTCTAGGTCTCTTTGCTGACTTCCATTATAGCCCCAGTCCCCAGAGGGAATTAGCTGGTAGTGTTTATATAGTACGAGCTGTAAGTGTCTGTTTATACATGTTATCGACCAAGGAGAGAAAAATCAACAGGCTGCAATGTATTTATTACTGAGCAACAGGGAACAGTTAGGTTTGGAGCTTACAGTCACTGTCAACTACTGACCAGCGCCCAGAGCTGATTTCCATATTCCAGTAAATGTTGTTTACTTCATTCTGAGTGTTGTTTGGTTTCATGTTGTTGTCATTTTGGCTTTTGAAAGGCAATAGCTTTTATGGTGAACACACACATCTGGACCATTGACTAAATGGACTTAATTTATCCACAAAGCCGTTCCACGGAGCGCAAATATCTAGTCGACAAGCACTGTACTCTTTTAGGCAAACAAATGAGGGAGTTACGGAAATTCTAAATTGGCTTATTTTAGAGGAATAGACCAAAGAAAATCAGAAGTAGTTATGATCTAATACAGATCCGTAGTGGGAAATGTTGTCAAGAAAATGTTCATCTTAAAACAGTGATCATGATCTGATCATGTCAATGCTTTACAAAAACCATACACTGAATTATGTGGTTAGAGCAATTTGTAGCTCACTAATGCTTTAATCTTTAATCACTCATTCAGATAGAAATAGAAATGTTTCCAAAAACAATGAGAAAAGCATGTTTTGCTGTTCCACGAAAGTTCAACACACAGCAAGAGATCAATTATCTTTACTCATCCACCTCTGTCCACAGATACACCAAGATGAAGACATCCACCAACATCTACATCTTTAACCTGGCTCTAGCGGATGCCCTAGCCACTAGCACACTGCCCTTCCAGAGCGCCAAGTACCTGATGGGGACCTGGGCGTTCGGAGAGGTCCTCTGTAAGGTGGTCATCGCCATTGACTACTACAACATGTTCACCAGCATCTTCACCCTGACCATGATGTCTGTGGACCGCTACATCGCTGTGTGCCACCCAGGTAAAGGGAGAGAAGCATTCCacatgggaccctattccctttatagtgcactacttttaaccagagcctagggaggctctggttaaaagtagtgcacttagtagagaatagggtgccatttggaattcaTCCTGATCAACTCCTATCCTCTCGCGTAAATAAATGAAAGGGTGCTTAGAACCAATAATCCACCACATAAAATGTAAAAAAGGCCAGCAGTCACTGTAATATATATTGCAATTGAACCGTAATTTCCTGTGTCACCCAGTGAGAGCCCTGGAGTTCAGGACGCCCGCCAAGGGTAAGATCATCAACGTTCTGATCTGGGTTCTGTCCTCTGCCATCGGAGTGCCCATCATGGTCATGGCTGTGACCAAAACGACAGACAGTGGTGAGACAGCATTGTTAAACTAGCACGTTTTTTTACACTTCTTTCAAAACGATTTCTTGTATAGCCTCACCCATGTTGGAGTTTTCATCATTTCAAACTCAACATGTTTTGGGGAAATTGTCTGTTAAATTCTTTGTTTTTTAATCCCATAAGGGGATAAATCCCTCTTACTGCaaaaatgtacagtatattaaatCTTTGGTCAAAATATAAATTATCTCTATAACATAAACCTACTACAGTCTCCTCTCTAGAACTGTCTGTTTTTTAATCCCATTAAATAAGGGGATTAAGTCCCTCTTCCTGCAAATTTACAGTATGTTAAATATTTGGTCAAAACCCCTCTCTCCGCCTTTCACCCCTCTCTCcgcctcttcacccctctctccaccccttcacccctctcttcctAGGTCAGACTATGTGCACGCTGAAGTTCCCCGACCCTGACTGGTACTGGGACACGGTCACTAAGATCTGCGTGTTCATCTTTGCCTTCATCGTCCCTGTCATGGTCATCACCATCTGCTATGGTCTGATGATACTGCGTCTGCGCAGTGTCCGACTGCTCTCCGGTTCTAAGGAGAAGGATCGCAACATGCGCCGCATCACCCGCATGGTCCTCGTGATCGTCGCAGCCTTCATCATCTGCTGGACACCCATccacatcttcatcatcatcaagaCCCTGGTGGAGATCAACTCTACGTAAGAATTTATGTTTTGTGGACTTTTATTTTCTTGTTAATTTTACTGTGTGCTTGTATTGCTTTTTTTAATTAATCTTGCTTATTTTATTAGGTCAAATTACTTGGAAAAAGGGCATAAAATAAAATGAATTATACATCATTTATCATTGCTTATTATTAACAGGAACCCCTACGTAAAAGCCAGTTGGCACCTCTGCATTGCGCTGGGCTACATGAACAGTAGTCTCAACCCTGTTCTCTACGCTTTCCTGGACGAGAACTTCAAGAGGTGCTTCCGGGACTTCTGCCTGCCCTGCCGGACCCGCGTGGTACGCAACTCCCTCAACAGGGGTCGGAACGCCAACCGGGAGCCCGTGTCCGTCTGCACTCCGACTGTAGCTGGGAAGGAAAGGAAGCCTGTATGACTAGGCATGGACCAGATCCCTTGTGGTTCTGGTTCTCAACCCAGGAGGGCCCAGCAAGACTTGCAGTCTGAGGTCACCCAGATCTCCACAACAGAGTTCTGACAGGATAAGCAATGATTTAGTGAGACTCACAGAGTTGTCAGTAAAGAGGGGTCCAAACCACACCATATAGTTTTTTTTGGACCACATAATTGATATTCCTCCCAGTGAGATTTAGGAATGTTCTTTATTGTTGCTCAGAAGAAGACAGATTCAATGTTTCACCATAAATCGTTTTCCGCTATCCAGGGACAATCTGTGACGGTGCCAGAGCTTTTGAGTAGCGCATTTCTGGTTTGTGACAAATGGATGTCTGGCTGCAGAGAGAATACACAGGATGTTGTCAAGGACAGTGGTCCAAAGAATGCCACATGGTTTCATCAATTAGTCATCCATGTTTGTGACTGATGACAAGCTGCACAAATATGGGACTGGGGATGTTTTTAAAATATAGGCAACAGGGTAAGGGAAACACCAAATGAGTAGACACAGTGCATTCTgcaactattcagaccccttttctacattttgttacgttactgccttattccaaaatgtattcaattacagcctcaagtcttcttgggtatgacgctacaagcttggcacatctgcatttggggtgtttctccccttcttctctgcagatcctctcaagctctgttaggttggatggggagcgtcactgcgcagttattttcaggtctctccagagatgtttgatcaggtttaaGCCTGGactctggcagggccactcaaggacattcagagacttgtcccaaaaccagtcctgcgttgtcttggctctgtggttagggtcgttgtcctgatggaaggtgaatcttcactGCAGTCAGGTTCTGAGCcctcttgagcaggttttcatcaaggatatctctatactttgctctgttgatctttcccttgatcctgactagtctcccagtccctgctgctgaaaaacatctgacagcatgatgctgccaccaccatatttcaccgtagggatgttgccaggtttcctcgagacgtgacgcttgg
This window of the Oncorhynchus keta strain PuntledgeMale-10-30-2019 chromosome 20, Oket_V2, whole genome shotgun sequence genome carries:
- the LOC118399065 gene encoding delta-type opioid receptor-like, with translation MEPSTAPGAEPADFELYSVIPSNVTYPDDEMGFEPNGGNYTHQLPVQSASNIIVAISITALYSVICVVGLLGNVLVMYGVVRYTKMKTSTNIYIFNLALADALATSTLPFQSAKYLMGTWAFGEVLCKVVIAIDYYNMFTSIFTLTMMSVDRYIAVCHPVRALEFRTPAKGKIINVLIWVLSSAIGVPIMVMAVTKTTDSGQTMCTLKFPDPDWYWDTVTKICVFIFAFIVPVMVITICYGLMILRLRSVRLLSGSKEKDRNMRRITRMVLVIVAAFIICWTPIHIFIIIKTLVEINSTNPYVKASWHLCIALGYMNSSLNPVLYAFLDENFKRCFRDFCLPCRTRVVRNSLNRGRNANREPVSVCTPTVAGKERKPV